A window of Parasynechococcus marenigrum WH 8102 contains these coding sequences:
- the apcD gene encoding allophycocyanin subunit alpha-B codes for MSVVRDLILQADEDLRYPTSGELQSMVAFLEQGAMRVSVVKVLTDNEKKIVDESAKQLFGRKPEYVAPGGNAYGQKQRAQCLRDYSWYLRLVTYGVLAGSTEMIQDIGLVGAREMYNSLGVPMPGMVEAMKTMKDASLALLSDAQVMLAAPYFDYLIQGMQTST; via the coding sequence ATGAGTGTTGTCCGGGATCTCATCCTTCAGGCCGATGAGGATCTGCGGTACCCGACCAGTGGTGAACTGCAAAGCATGGTCGCCTTCCTTGAGCAGGGCGCTATGCGAGTGTCCGTCGTCAAGGTGCTGACGGACAACGAGAAGAAGATCGTTGATGAATCCGCCAAGCAGCTGTTCGGCCGCAAGCCCGAGTACGTCGCCCCAGGAGGCAATGCTTACGGCCAGAAACAACGCGCTCAGTGCCTGCGTGATTACAGCTGGTACCTGCGTTTGGTCACCTACGGCGTTCTGGCTGGCAGCACCGAAATGATCCAGGACATCGGCCTTGTCGGCGCTCGCGAGATGTACAACAGCCTGGGTGTTCCGATGCCCGGAATGGTGGAAGCGATGAAAACGATGAAGGATGCCTCCCTGGCCCTGCTGTCTGACGCTCAGGTGATGTTGGCGGCTCCATATTTCGACTACCTGATTCAGGGGATGCAGACATCCACCTGA
- a CDS encoding molecular chaperone DnaJ — protein MTDEESTSKTISLKLPSRQVSLIDQLKREYGVRSRGQVLEILLEGILGDVEDDESKSPDHRSVTTAALDADASTEVTSLVLIESPTERHQQQAAPAPVSTTAGGIDLPGFVSRRTSQLRDTLQTPKRSPSSNDAPLLSSVAHEDLQAAAQAADDHWSSLYGQAPGQTVVEAAMLWLARDLWSNLDASEGRSFTWTAANAAMEELCADWKAEPPSLGRVMVVAGALEDPFATAGLSERMPTLVRRFVNRFRRSRQVTSFETLESTMTVHGALKLLGLSTQVGASVTITSIREAYKNLARDAHPDSGGSTDSMRRLNEAYRLLRELYRQ, from the coding sequence TTGACCGACGAGGAATCCACGTCGAAAACCATCTCGCTCAAGCTTCCGAGTCGCCAGGTCTCTTTGATCGACCAGCTCAAGCGGGAGTACGGCGTTCGGTCGAGGGGCCAGGTTCTCGAAATTCTCCTCGAAGGAATCCTGGGGGATGTGGAGGATGACGAGTCCAAATCCCCTGACCACCGATCAGTCACAACGGCTGCCCTTGACGCCGACGCCAGCACTGAAGTCACCAGCCTCGTGTTGATTGAATCCCCGACGGAGCGCCATCAACAGCAGGCAGCACCTGCTCCTGTTTCCACCACAGCGGGTGGCATCGATCTCCCTGGCTTTGTCAGCCGTCGCACCAGTCAGCTCAGAGACACTCTTCAGACCCCGAAACGATCTCCATCGTCCAACGACGCACCGTTGCTCTCGTCTGTTGCGCACGAGGATCTACAGGCCGCTGCTCAGGCTGCCGACGATCATTGGTCTTCCCTTTATGGACAGGCACCCGGACAGACCGTTGTGGAAGCAGCGATGCTCTGGTTGGCCAGGGATCTCTGGAGCAATCTGGATGCGAGTGAGGGCCGTTCCTTCACCTGGACAGCTGCCAATGCAGCGATGGAAGAACTCTGTGCTGACTGGAAGGCCGAACCTCCTTCCCTCGGACGGGTCATGGTGGTGGCCGGCGCCCTGGAAGACCCTTTTGCAACGGCTGGCCTCTCCGAACGGATGCCAACGCTTGTCAGGCGCTTTGTGAATCGTTTCCGCCGCAGCCGTCAGGTCACGTCGTTCGAAACGCTCGAATCCACGATGACCGTGCACGGAGCATTGAAGTTGCTCGGTTTATCCACACAAGTCGGGGCCTCCGTCACGATTACGTCGATCCGCGAGGCCTACAAGAACCTGGCCCGAGACGCCCACCCGGATTCCGGCGGATCCACCGACAGCATGCGCCGGCTGAATGAGGCCTATCGACTCCTGCGCGAGCTGTACCGGCAATAA